A single genomic interval of Flavobacterium sp. N2820 harbors:
- the pdhA gene encoding pyruvate dehydrogenase (acetyl-transferring) E1 component subunit alpha, which produces MKPITKEVYLKWYEDMQFWRKFEDKLAAVYIQQKVRGFLHLYNGQEAVLAGALHAMDLSKDKMITAYRNHVQPIGMGVDPRKVMAELYGKVTGTSKGMGGSMHIFSKEHGFYGGHGIVGAQIPVGAGMAFADKYFETGGVTLTYFGDGAARQGSLHEAFNMAMLWKLPVVFIVENNGYAMGTSVERTANHTDIWKLGLGYEMPCGPVDGMNPVKVAEAMHEAMERARRGDGPTFLEMKTYRYRGHSMSDAQLYRTKDEVEEYKKIDPITQVLDIIKENNYATEAEIETIDKRVADLVAECEKFAEDSPFPEVNQLYDVVYEQENYPFIPHKL; this is translated from the coding sequence ATGAAGCCAATAACCAAAGAAGTTTACCTTAAATGGTATGAAGACATGCAGTTTTGGAGAAAATTTGAAGACAAATTAGCTGCGGTTTATATCCAACAAAAAGTTAGAGGATTTTTACATTTATATAACGGTCAAGAAGCAGTATTAGCTGGAGCTTTACACGCTATGGATTTGTCAAAAGACAAAATGATTACAGCTTACCGTAACCACGTTCAACCAATCGGAATGGGTGTGGATCCAAGAAAAGTAATGGCAGAATTGTATGGAAAAGTTACTGGTACTTCAAAAGGTATGGGTGGTTCAATGCATATTTTCTCTAAAGAACACGGATTTTATGGAGGTCATGGTATCGTTGGAGCGCAAATTCCAGTTGGAGCAGGTATGGCTTTTGCAGATAAATATTTTGAAACTGGAGGTGTTACTTTAACCTATTTTGGTGATGGTGCTGCACGTCAAGGTTCTTTACACGAAGCTTTTAATATGGCAATGCTATGGAAATTACCAGTTGTTTTTATCGTTGAAAATAACGGATACGCAATGGGAACTTCTGTTGAAAGAACAGCGAACCATACTGATATTTGGAAATTAGGTTTGGGTTATGAAATGCCATGTGGACCAGTGGATGGAATGAATCCAGTGAAAGTAGCGGAAGCTATGCATGAAGCAATGGAAAGAGCGCGTCGTGGAGACGGACCAACTTTCTTAGAAATGAAAACATACCGTTATAGAGGACACTCAATGTCCGATGCGCAATTGTATAGAACTAAAGACGAGGTTGAAGAATACAAAAAAATCGACCCTATTACTCAAGTTTTAGATATTATCAAAGAAAATAACTACGCTACAGAAGCTGAAATCGAAACAATTGATAAAAGAGTTGCTGATTTAGTGGCTGAATGTGAGAAATTTGCTGAAGATTCTCCATTTCCAGAAGTTAATCAGTTATATGATGTAGTATACGAACAAGAAAATTATCCTTTCATTCCACATAAATTATAA
- a CDS encoding cytidine deaminase: MKQISINTTISVLSKEELSVQETELMNQAFVARSKAYAPYSKFTVGAAILLDNGIVVQGSNQENAAYPSGLCAERVAIYYAGANYPNANIVKMFITASPQDRDLAEPIPPCGSCRQAIAEYEFKQDVPIEIFFMGVKGPIYKSDSLKNILPLVFDKNHL, from the coding sequence ATGAAGCAAATTAGTATAAATACGACCATCTCAGTTCTTTCAAAGGAAGAATTGTCAGTACAGGAAACCGAATTGATGAATCAAGCTTTTGTAGCAAGAAGCAAGGCATATGCTCCTTATTCAAAATTTACAGTAGGTGCTGCAATTTTATTGGATAACGGAATTGTTGTTCAAGGTTCAAATCAAGAAAACGCCGCTTATCCTTCGGGTTTGTGTGCTGAGCGCGTGGCTATATATTACGCAGGCGCTAACTATCCTAATGCAAATATTGTAAAAATGTTTATTACAGCATCGCCTCAAGATAGAGATTTAGCAGAGCCAATTCCACCATGTGGAAGTTGTCGTCAAGCGATAGCCGAGTACGAATTTAAACAAGATGTTCCAATTGAAATATTTTTCATGGGAGTTAAAGGGCCAATTTACAAATCCGATTCATTGAAAAATATTTTACCTTTAGTTTTCGATAAAAATCATCTATAA
- the porV gene encoding type IX secretion system outer membrane channel protein PorV, with protein sequence MKKIAILLTFLVVGQFAKAQEDNNRVITTGVPFLLIAADARSAGMADMGVATSADAFSQQYNPSKYAFSLQKQGFSVSYTPYLTSIANDISLGQITYYNRINEKSAFAGSLRYFGLGDIQLTDEIGTPLTTVSPNEFALDGSYSLKLSERFAMGIGARYIRSNLKIATDNGDATAASSFAVDVSGFYQSEEVAYEDFNGRWRAGFNFQNLGPKINYDNDNLDSSSNFLPANMRLGGGFDFIFDEYNKIGVTAEVTKLLVPTPPSRIQYYDIDGDGTISGTEEDEVDDMNSLAVSEYRKIGWVDGIAKSFNDAPDGFSEELKEFTWALGAEYSYQESFALRLGYFNENELKGARKFFSLGAGFKYNVVKVDVSYLFSASKVRNPLENTLRFSLTFNFGDEYDEY encoded by the coding sequence ATGAAAAAAATCGCTATATTATTAACCTTTTTAGTAGTTGGTCAGTTTGCAAAAGCACAAGAAGATAATAATCGAGTTATAACAACAGGAGTACCATTCTTACTTATAGCAGCTGATGCACGTTCTGCAGGTATGGCAGATATGGGTGTGGCAACATCTGCAGATGCTTTTTCACAACAATATAATCCTTCAAAATACGCTTTTTCATTACAAAAGCAAGGTTTTTCTGTAAGTTATACCCCATATTTAACTAGTATTGCTAATGATATTTCTTTGGGGCAAATTACATATTACAATAGAATTAATGAAAAAAGTGCCTTTGCTGGTTCATTGCGCTATTTTGGATTAGGTGACATTCAATTGACAGATGAAATAGGAACCCCATTAACAACTGTTAGTCCTAACGAATTTGCTTTAGACGGTTCTTATTCTTTGAAATTAAGTGAGCGTTTTGCAATGGGAATTGGTGCAAGATATATTCGATCTAATTTAAAAATTGCAACAGATAATGGCGATGCTACGGCTGCATCTTCTTTTGCCGTTGATGTTTCAGGGTTTTACCAATCGGAAGAAGTTGCTTATGAAGATTTTAATGGGAGATGGAGAGCGGGTTTTAATTTTCAGAATTTAGGGCCAAAAATAAATTACGATAATGATAATTTAGATAGTAGCTCAAATTTTTTACCTGCAAATATGCGTTTAGGTGGAGGGTTTGACTTTATTTTTGACGAATATAATAAGATTGGTGTTACAGCGGAAGTTACAAAACTTTTAGTGCCAACTCCACCATCTAGAATTCAATATTATGATATTGATGGAGACGGAACAATTTCTGGAACAGAGGAAGATGAAGTGGATGATATGAACAGTCTTGCCGTTTCAGAATATAGAAAAATTGGATGGGTAGATGGAATTGCTAAGTCATTTAATGATGCGCCAGACGGGTTTTCTGAAGAATTAAAAGAATTTACTTGGGCTTTAGGAGCAGAGTATTCATACCAAGAATCATTTGCCTTACGTTTAGGTTATTTTAACGAAAATGAATTGAAAGGTGCGAGAAAATTCTTTTCATTAGGTGCTGGTTTTAAGTATAATGTTGTTAAAGTAGATGTTTCTTATTTGTTCTCAGCATCCAAAGTGAGAAATCCACTTGAAAACACCTTGCGTTTTTCGCTAACATTTAATTTTGGCGATGAATACGATGAATATTAA
- the porU gene encoding type IX secretion system sortase PorU, with protein sequence MKKILLYIYVLFISNVVAQQTETITLNWNSKLEYDLGDFTVKIPQFQNEHFVYNVISKTIGFRKVIDVSNVLDNNALQITNVVYENLNANDLYDLDKSQITTSINARFETANARGIFKGFLSFNPIIKEGSGFKKVISFTYSLNNNSVSNKVDNRNAFSISAVTNSVLASGNWYKFYIEKSGVYKVSKSFLQSLGLNVNVDPRTIKIYGNGGRMLPLLNDTSYPLDLEENAIQFIGEEDGVFDASDYILFYAEGVDTWNSESLTSVNLFSDKAYYYVTTTGGSGKRILNAIEPTAVSNLQFTQFDDVLYYEKDLVNGGKVGRRWFGEQFNIDDSQTFDFSIPNLDTSVPVELKINTASKSFGNSSFNFNVNGANIGTVSFPQLVPFSGTEGFESALNTTFTATSSTISIRLNYDNGGVPSSNGYLDFIRLKTKRNLTGFGKQFMFFNDDQQNNIGVAQYNLTGANAISQVWDVTDIYNVSKYVNTSGANFSFKVNLGTARKYIAVDLSDVYAPSKETTSTVANQNIKGTIFKDVSGNFEDIDYLIFTPQFLVNQAEALANFHRTNSGMSVRVVALENLYHEFSSGKQDIAAIRNLIKYVYWNASSPDKRVKYVNLFGDASYDYKDRVPNNNNIVPVFHGFNPQASETNNASNFSLFSSFMSDDFFGMMDNGEGTMTTGFDGIDIAVGRMLVSSTSQAQEMVNKVIEYHDEKSYGRWRNNFVIYSDDADNSTDATLQFGLNNLADVLTSQKPFVNVKKIHTDAYVQQVAAGGERYPEAKADFLDAIELGALVFNYFGHGNEEALARERLFEKLDAQNLTNRYRYPLFVTITCEFTRFDDPNRLTGGEFMFWNKSGGAIGLIATTRQIGVSTGFTMNNLLSEDLYAFGSNDYPTIAEALRMTKLSTGSDNRRVVFYIGDPAMKLAIPKPKVVLTKVNDVPVNQPLPVLQALSLVKISGEVRDENEVLISNYNGDLAVQIFDKDINRTTLGNNGITDSGGLITMDFTTLGETVFRGNASVVNGQFEFSFVVPQDIRIPVGNGKISFYAKRAIPNLDNQTGFDKTIQIGGVNVNAVSDTNPPKVRLHMNDEGFVSGGITNCSPILLAFLEDENGINTASGIGHDIVAILDGDETNPYILNEYYETENDDYTKGFVRFPFRDLTPGLHTVLFKAWDVYNNLVTAEIQFNAICSDEGLRIEKVLNYPNPFVSYTEFWFNHNMPFEPLDVQVQILTISGKLVKTINQQVVTEGFLCREITWDGRDDFGDRIGKGVYVYKLTVKSVTTGKSAEKYEKLVIL encoded by the coding sequence ATGAAAAAGATACTCCTATATATATATGTTTTGTTTATTAGCAATGTTGTTGCTCAACAAACAGAAACAATTACACTAAATTGGAATTCTAAGCTTGAATATGACTTGGGTGATTTTACCGTAAAAATCCCTCAATTTCAAAATGAGCATTTTGTATATAATGTGATAAGCAAAACCATTGGTTTTAGAAAGGTTATTGATGTTTCAAATGTATTAGATAATAATGCATTGCAAATTACTAATGTTGTTTATGAAAATCTCAATGCAAATGATTTGTATGATTTAGATAAATCACAAATTACAACTTCTATAAATGCAAGGTTTGAAACGGCTAATGCACGTGGAATTTTTAAAGGTTTTTTGTCTTTTAATCCAATAATAAAAGAGGGGTCTGGATTTAAGAAAGTAATTTCTTTTACTTATTCATTAAATAATAATTCAGTTTCTAATAAAGTTGATAATCGGAATGCATTTTCTATTTCAGCAGTTACGAATTCGGTTTTAGCTTCTGGAAATTGGTATAAATTTTACATAGAAAAGTCTGGTGTATATAAAGTTTCAAAATCTTTTTTACAAAGTTTGGGTTTAAATGTTAATGTGGATCCCCGTACAATTAAAATTTATGGTAATGGAGGAAGGATGTTGCCCTTATTAAACGATACTTCTTATCCATTAGATTTAGAGGAGAATGCAATTCAATTTATAGGAGAAGAAGATGGTGTTTTTGATGCATCAGATTATATTTTGTTTTATGCAGAAGGAGTTGATACTTGGAATTCTGAAAGTTTGACTAGTGTTAATCTATTTTCAGATAAAGCGTATTACTATGTTACAACTACTGGTGGTTCAGGCAAACGCATTTTAAATGCAATCGAACCTACAGCTGTATCAAATTTGCAATTTACTCAGTTTGATGATGTTCTTTATTATGAAAAAGATTTGGTTAATGGTGGAAAAGTAGGCAGAAGATGGTTTGGAGAGCAATTTAATATTGATGATAGTCAAACGTTTGATTTTTCTATTCCAAATCTTGATACTTCTGTTCCTGTTGAATTAAAAATAAATACGGCTTCAAAATCATTTGGAAATTCTTCTTTTAATTTCAATGTAAATGGCGCCAATATAGGCACAGTGAGTTTTCCTCAATTGGTTCCTTTTAGCGGTACTGAAGGATTTGAATCTGCCTTGAATACAACCTTTACGGCTACTTCTTCTACTATTTCAATTCGTTTGAACTATGATAATGGTGGTGTTCCTAGTTCTAACGGATATTTAGATTTTATTCGTTTAAAAACTAAAAGAAATTTAACAGGTTTTGGAAAACAATTTATGTTTTTTAACGATGATCAACAAAATAATATCGGTGTTGCTCAGTATAATTTAACAGGTGCAAATGCAATTTCTCAGGTTTGGGATGTAACGGATATTTACAATGTTTCAAAATATGTTAATACTTCGGGAGCAAATTTTTCTTTTAAAGTAAATTTAGGAACTGCTCGAAAATATATTGCGGTAGATTTAAGCGATGTATACGCTCCTTCAAAAGAAACTACATCAACAGTTGCAAATCAAAATATTAAAGGGACAATTTTTAAAGATGTTTCTGGAAATTTTGAAGATATAGATTATTTAATTTTTACGCCACAGTTCTTAGTAAATCAAGCTGAAGCACTTGCTAATTTTCACAGAACTAATTCTGGAATGAGTGTTCGTGTAGTTGCTTTAGAAAATTTGTATCATGAATTTTCATCAGGAAAGCAAGATATTGCGGCTATTCGAAATTTAATAAAGTATGTATATTGGAATGCTTCTTCTCCCGATAAAAGAGTAAAATATGTGAATCTTTTTGGGGATGCTTCTTATGATTACAAAGATAGGGTACCTAATAATAACAATATTGTTCCTGTTTTTCATGGGTTTAATCCTCAAGCATCTGAAACCAATAATGCTTCAAATTTTTCATTGTTTTCTTCATTTATGTCTGATGATTTTTTCGGAATGATGGATAATGGTGAAGGCACTATGACTACTGGATTTGACGGAATTGATATTGCAGTTGGAAGAATGTTGGTTTCAAGTACTTCTCAAGCACAAGAAATGGTGAATAAAGTAATTGAATATCATGATGAAAAATCCTATGGACGTTGGCGTAATAATTTTGTGATATATTCTGATGATGCTGATAATTCTACAGATGCTACATTGCAATTTGGTTTAAATAATTTAGCCGATGTTTTAACTTCTCAAAAGCCTTTTGTAAATGTAAAAAAAATTCATACCGATGCTTATGTACAACAAGTGGCTGCAGGTGGTGAACGATATCCAGAAGCTAAAGCTGATTTTTTAGACGCTATAGAATTAGGAGCTCTTGTTTTTAATTATTTTGGACATGGAAATGAGGAGGCATTAGCCAGAGAGCGATTGTTTGAAAAATTAGATGCGCAAAATTTAACCAACCGATACAGATATCCTTTGTTTGTTACAATAACTTGTGAGTTTACACGCTTTGATGACCCAAACAGGTTAACAGGAGGAGAGTTTATGTTTTGGAATAAGTCGGGAGGTGCAATAGGATTAATTGCGACAACAAGACAAATAGGTGTTTCAACAGGGTTTACGATGAATAATTTGTTGAGTGAGGATTTATATGCCTTTGGTTCTAATGATTATCCAACTATTGCAGAAGCCTTGCGGATGACAAAATTGTCTACAGGTTCAGATAATAGAAGGGTTGTGTTTTACATTGGAGATCCTGCAATGAAGCTAGCAATTCCAAAGCCAAAAGTTGTTTTAACTAAGGTAAATGATGTTCCTGTAAATCAACCTTTACCAGTGCTTCAGGCGTTGAGTTTGGTGAAGATTTCAGGCGAAGTTAGAGATGAAAATGAGGTTCTGATTTCAAATTACAACGGTGATTTAGCGGTTCAAATTTTCGATAAAGATATCAATAGAACTACTTTAGGTAATAATGGAATAACAGATTCAGGAGGTTTAATTACAATGGATTTTACAACGTTAGGGGAAACTGTCTTTAGAGGAAATGCTTCAGTGGTTAATGGACAATTTGAATTTAGTTTTGTCGTGCCTCAAGATATTCGTATTCCTGTTGGAAATGGAAAAATTAGTTTTTATGCAAAAAGAGCTATTCCAAATTTAGATAATCAAACAGGTTTTGATAAAACAATCCAAATTGGTGGCGTTAACGTAAATGCAGTAAGTGATACAAATCCGCCTAAAGTTCGATTGCATATGAATGATGAAGGTTTTGTTTCGGGTGGAATTACAAATTGCTCTCCTATTTTATTAGCTTTCTTGGAGGATGAAAACGGAATCAATACAGCAAGTGGAATTGGACACGATATTGTTGCAATTTTAGATGGAGATGAAACCAATCCATACATTTTGAACGAATATTATGAAACAGAAAATGACGATTATACAAAAGGTTTTGTACGTTTTCCATTCAGAGATTTGACTCCTGGTTTACATACTGTTTTGTTTAAGGCTTGGGATGTTTATAACAATTTGGTTACAGCTGAAATCCAATTCAATGCTATTTGTTCAGATGAAGGATTGCGAATTGAGAAAGTGTTAAACTATCCAAATCCATTTGTAAGTTACACCGAGTTTTGGTTCAACCATAATATGCCATTTGAGCCGTTAGATGTTCAGGTTCAAATTTTAACTATTTCCGGAAAATTGGTAAAAACTATAAATCAACAAGTAGTAACAGAAGGGTTTTTATGTAGAGAAATTACTTGGGATGGTCGAGACGATTTTGGTGATAGAATTGGGAAAGGAGTTTATGTTTATAAATTAACGGTAAAGTCAGTTACAACTGGAAAATCAGCAGAAAAATACGAGAAACTTGTAATACTATAA
- the gldJ gene encoding gliding motility lipoprotein GldJ — protein MKIKKIMALKLLVVVALTIGFTGCTKKGSTKGGSSATGWKINDKKGGFQFNDKFKKQETPPGMVPVEGGTFTMGKVQDDVMHDWNNSPNQQHVQSFYMDETEVTNKMYSEYLYWVKTVFPPTEENYKNIYNGAIPDTLVWRNRLGYNETMTNNYLRHPAYADYPVVGVNWIQATEFSKWRTDRVNENILEREGYLKKDNKIMLGTEVTAEKSFNTEAYINTPSTSFGSNEEVVLKKEMGGGRRPAADTAKNVYAQRSSGLILPEYRLPTEAEWEYAALALVGNREYNIYKGQKKYPWSGQYTRSGKRQYRGDQLANFKQGKGDYGGIAGWSDDGADITNKVKSYSPNDFGLYDMAGNVAEWVQDVYRPMVDDEANDFNYFRGNVYTKNKIGEDGTVELVTSDNITYDTLSNGRIMARNFPGQIAQVPVDENETYLRTQFSTSDNRNYRDGDRQSTRFFKFGSSDEEGGEGEEEKFRMYESPKHKISTSVDSTGTEKKMVKQYDKSDKRTTLIDDNVRVYKGGSWRDRAYWLDPASRRFFPQDMATDYIGFRCAMSKVGPKSNKKTPRGNPKN, from the coding sequence ATGAAAATTAAGAAAATTATGGCTTTAAAATTGTTAGTTGTAGTAGCTCTAACAATAGGTTTTACTGGTTGTACAAAAAAAGGAAGCACTAAAGGTGGTTCTTCAGCAACTGGCTGGAAAATCAACGATAAAAAAGGTGGATTTCAGTTTAACGACAAGTTCAAAAAACAAGAAACTCCTCCAGGAATGGTTCCTGTTGAAGGCGGAACGTTTACAATGGGTAAAGTTCAAGATGATGTAATGCATGATTGGAATAATTCTCCAAATCAACAACACGTTCAATCTTTTTACATGGATGAAACTGAAGTTACCAATAAAATGTATTCTGAATACTTGTATTGGGTAAAGACAGTTTTTCCTCCAACAGAAGAAAACTACAAAAACATCTATAACGGTGCAATTCCAGATACTTTAGTTTGGAGAAATCGTTTAGGTTACAATGAAACAATGACTAACAACTACCTAAGACATCCTGCCTATGCAGATTATCCAGTAGTTGGTGTAAATTGGATCCAAGCAACAGAGTTTAGCAAATGGAGAACTGACCGTGTAAATGAAAACATTTTAGAACGCGAAGGCTATTTGAAAAAAGACAACAAAATTATGCTTGGTACTGAAGTTACTGCAGAAAAATCATTCAATACTGAAGCATATATCAACACTCCTTCTACTTCTTTTGGAAGTAATGAAGAAGTAGTTCTTAAAAAAGAAATGGGTGGAGGGAGAAGACCAGCCGCTGATACTGCTAAAAACGTATATGCACAAAGAAGTTCTGGTTTAATTTTGCCAGAATATAGACTTCCAACAGAAGCTGAATGGGAATATGCTGCGCTTGCATTAGTAGGCAATAGAGAATATAATATCTACAAAGGACAAAAGAAATATCCTTGGAGTGGTCAATATACTCGTTCAGGAAAAAGACAATACCGTGGAGATCAACTTGCAAACTTTAAACAAGGTAAAGGTGACTACGGAGGAATTGCTGGATGGTCTGATGATGGTGCTGATATCACTAATAAAGTAAAAAGTTACAGTCCAAATGACTTTGGATTATATGATATGGCTGGAAACGTTGCTGAATGGGTACAAGACGTTTATAGACCAATGGTTGACGACGAAGCTAATGACTTTAACTACTTCAGAGGTAACGTTTATACTAAAAATAAAATCGGAGAAGATGGAACTGTTGAATTAGTAACATCTGATAACATCACTTATGATACATTGAGTAATGGTAGAATCATGGCAAGAAATTTCCCTGGTCAAATTGCACAAGTACCAGTTGATGAAAACGAAACATATTTAAGAACACAATTCTCAACCTCTGATAATAGAAATTATAGAGATGGTGATAGACAATCTACACGTTTCTTTAAGTTTGGTTCATCTGACGAAGAAGGTGGAGAAGGTGAAGAAGAAAAATTCAGAATGTATGAATCACCAAAACATAAGATTTCAACTTCAGTAGACTCTACTGGTACAGAAAAGAAAATGGTGAAACAATATGACAAATCTGATAAAAGAACTACACTTATTGACGATAATGTAAGAGTTTACAAAGGTGGATCATGGAGAGATAGAGCTTATTGGTTAGACCCAGCTTCAAGAAGATTTTTCCCTCAAGATATGGCAACTGACTACATAGGTTTCAGATGTGCAATGTCTAAAGTTGGACCAAAATCTAATAAAAAGACTCCAAGAGGAAATCCTAAAAATTAA
- a CDS encoding UDP-N-acetylmuramoyl-tripeptide--D-alanyl-D-alanine ligase, with translation MTINSIHSLFLECTEVSIDTRKIQKDCLFIALKGDNFDANTFAQEALNKGAKYVIIDNKNFYINERTILVDNTLKTLQELSKFHRKYLNLPIIALTGSNGKTTTKELILAILSKQYKTIATIGNLNNHIGVPLTLLRFTKDTEIGIVEMGANHQKEIEFLCEIAKPDYGYITNFGKAHLEGFGGVEGVIKGKSEMYEHLIRNNKLIFVNYDDPIQNDKTKNQIRYTFSANEINVDVHINKIEANPMVEIKYNSLRIKSNLIGIYNANNINAAITIGKYFKIPDVLIKDAIENYIPENNRSQLIKKNSNEIILDAYNANPSSMHAAITNFIQLDKTNKIAILGDMFELGSESLSEHKKIINLIENESRIKTYFIGKYFYANKIKNQNTIFFKDYNSFSEYLKENKPTEETLILIKGSRGMALERTLEIL, from the coding sequence ATGACAATAAATTCAATTCACTCCTTATTTTTAGAATGCACAGAAGTTTCAATAGATACTAGAAAAATCCAAAAAGACTGCTTATTCATAGCATTAAAAGGAGACAATTTTGACGCAAATACTTTCGCTCAAGAAGCTTTAAACAAGGGTGCTAAATATGTAATCATTGATAATAAGAATTTTTATATTAACGAAAGAACTATACTCGTAGACAATACTCTTAAAACTTTACAAGAGCTTTCAAAATTTCATAGAAAATACCTTAATCTACCAATTATAGCATTAACAGGAAGCAATGGCAAAACAACCACAAAAGAACTAATTCTTGCTATCCTCTCAAAACAATACAAAACAATAGCAACAATAGGTAATTTAAACAACCATATTGGTGTCCCTCTAACATTGTTGCGATTTACAAAAGATACCGAAATCGGTATTGTTGAAATGGGAGCAAATCATCAAAAAGAAATAGAATTTTTGTGCGAAATAGCTAAGCCAGATTATGGCTATATAACAAACTTTGGAAAAGCCCATTTAGAGGGTTTTGGAGGAGTTGAAGGTGTAATCAAAGGCAAAAGTGAGATGTATGAACATCTAATCAGAAACAATAAATTAATATTTGTGAATTATGATGATCCAATACAAAATGACAAAACAAAAAATCAAATAAGATATACATTTTCTGCCAACGAAATTAACGTTGACGTTCATATAAATAAAATTGAAGCTAATCCAATGGTAGAAATAAAATACAATTCTTTAAGAATAAAATCAAATCTAATTGGAATATACAACGCAAACAATATCAATGCTGCTATTACAATTGGAAAATATTTTAAAATACCTGATGTATTAATTAAAGATGCAATAGAAAACTATATACCTGAAAATAATAGATCACAATTAATCAAAAAAAATAGTAATGAAATAATTTTAGATGCTTACAACGCAAATCCAAGTAGTATGCACGCGGCAATAACAAACTTTATTCAACTTGATAAAACCAATAAAATTGCTATTCTTGGCGATATGTTTGAATTAGGCAGTGAAAGTCTTAGCGAACATAAAAAAATCATTAATTTAATAGAAAATGAATCAAGAATTAAAACTTATTTTATTGGCAAATATTTTTATGCTAACAAAATAAAAAATCAAAATACAATCTTCTTTAAGGATTATAATTCTTTTTCTGAATACTTAAAAGAAAACAAACCAACTGAGGAGACTCTAATATTAATTAAAGGTTCTCGTGGAATGGCATTAGAAAGAACTTTAGAAATACTATAA
- a CDS encoding ABC transporter permease: protein MNLEYFIAKRLIAAKSYKSSISSPIIKIAITAIAIGIIMMIMAVATGVGLQDKIREKVSAFNGHIIISNFDDNQSQVTTEPISIKQSFYPKFKNVEGISHVQAVASKAGIIRTEKAFEGIIYKGVGKDYNFTNLEEYLVDGNIPNLKSELNTEVLISEYLAKRLQLKVGDKFLTFFMKENGKLPNKRNFLITGIFNSGFQEFDATYIIGDIRHVQLINKWQPTEVGAFEVFVEDFSKIKEKGEEVYKEIPPTYNSITIEEKYYSIFEWLKLFDFNILVILIVMIVVATINMVVALLVLILERTQMIGILKAMGANNWNVRKIFLYNAFYLIARGLFWGNLIAISLLLIQKLFGVVQLNPENYYVNQAPVSIDLFHILLLNTGTIVVCLLVLLIPSYIITKISPVKAIRFD, encoded by the coding sequence TTGAATTTAGAATATTTCATAGCCAAAAGACTAATTGCTGCTAAAAGTTATAAAAGTAGTATTTCTTCGCCAATTATAAAAATTGCGATTACGGCAATTGCCATCGGAATTATTATGATGATTATGGCTGTGGCTACAGGTGTTGGGCTTCAAGATAAAATTCGCGAGAAAGTTTCAGCGTTCAACGGACATATTATTATTTCTAATTTTGATGACAATCAATCTCAGGTGACTACTGAACCGATTTCTATCAAGCAAAGCTTTTATCCTAAATTCAAAAATGTAGAAGGCATTAGTCACGTGCAAGCCGTAGCAAGCAAAGCCGGAATTATTCGTACAGAAAAAGCATTCGAAGGTATCATATATAAAGGTGTTGGTAAAGATTATAACTTTACCAATTTAGAAGAATATTTGGTCGATGGTAACATCCCCAATCTAAAATCCGAATTAAATACCGAAGTTTTAATTTCGGAATATTTAGCTAAGCGACTGCAATTAAAGGTAGGCGATAAGTTTCTAACCTTTTTCATGAAAGAAAACGGAAAACTTCCTAATAAAAGAAACTTCCTAATTACTGGAATTTTCAACTCAGGTTTTCAGGAATTCGATGCTACTTATATAATAGGTGATATTCGCCATGTGCAACTCATCAATAAATGGCAACCAACAGAAGTGGGGGCATTTGAAGTTTTTGTAGAGGATTTTTCAAAAATAAAAGAAAAAGGGGAGGAAGTGTATAAAGAAATTCCGCCTACTTATAATAGTATTACCATCGAAGAAAAATATTACAGCATTTTCGAGTGGCTAAAATTGTTTGATTTTAACATCCTGGTTATTCTAATTGTAATGATTGTTGTGGCAACTATTAATATGGTAGTAGCTTTATTAGTACTCATTTTAGAGCGCACACAAATGATTGGAATTCTAAAAGCTATGGGCGCTAACAATTGGAATGTCCGAAAAATATTCCTGTACAACGCTTTTTATTTAATTGCTAGAGGTTTGTTTTGGGGAAATTTAATTGCCATCTCCTTATTGTTAATTCAAAAGCTTTTCGGAGTAGTTCAACTCAATCCTGAAAACTACTATGTAAACCAAGCGCCGGTAAGTATTGATTTATTTCATATTTTACTTTTAAATACCGGAACTATTGTCGTTTGTTTGTTGGTTTTACTAATACCATCCTATATTATTACTAAAATATCTCCAGTAAAAGCAATTCGCTTCGACTAA